The Gemmata palustris genome includes a region encoding these proteins:
- a CDS encoding sensor histidine kinase yields the protein MTLTTRLSLFFLAALATVLVAFSAALYVLAHRHLTRQLDDRLDASARTLASAAEIKPDGVEWEPEERPFPFTSSPFGDELRWNVTTDDGTVVDQSTQEGARELLTEAEEGFRTGHRNPRRVDRAGRAWQATRIRLAPELAPHPVPLRRGKFSALVLTVAVPLDPVHGTLRTLAATLTGLTLAVLAVALVASRAVCRRALAPVTRMAETARSMGTDLTERLPDTRSTDEIANLTSAFNGLLDRLMEAFERERRFAGEASHQLRTPLTALIGQIEVALRRDRPPQEYQRVLGAVLEQAGRLRRVIEALLFLARSESDARLPGLERIDLAKWVPARLGEWADNPRSRDLTFEAPSEEVPAALHPDLFGELLDAVLDNALKYSEPGTPVTMRAGRTANDVWVEVEDRGCGISADELPHLFRPFFRSETARKRGVPGVGLGLAVAARIASALGGTIALTSEGGRGCRVTIRLPLSLAREERTGELGPHSSTQGGEL from the coding sequence GTGACCCTCACGACCCGTCTGTCACTGTTCTTCCTGGCCGCGCTCGCAACGGTACTCGTCGCGTTCTCCGCGGCGCTGTACGTCCTCGCGCACCGCCACCTGACGCGGCAACTGGACGACCGGTTGGACGCATCCGCGCGCACCCTGGCTTCGGCCGCGGAGATCAAACCCGACGGTGTGGAGTGGGAACCGGAGGAGCGCCCGTTCCCGTTTACGTCGAGCCCCTTCGGGGACGAGCTCCGGTGGAACGTCACCACCGACGACGGCACCGTCGTCGATCAATCTACCCAGGAAGGCGCGCGAGAACTGTTGACGGAAGCCGAAGAAGGCTTCCGCACCGGGCACCGGAACCCGCGCCGGGTGGACCGTGCGGGCCGCGCGTGGCAGGCGACGCGCATCCGACTCGCGCCAGAACTGGCCCCACACCCGGTCCCACTCCGGCGCGGAAAGTTCTCGGCGCTCGTGCTGACGGTCGCGGTACCGCTCGATCCCGTTCACGGCACGCTCCGCACCCTCGCGGCAACACTAACCGGTCTCACGCTCGCGGTTCTCGCCGTCGCGCTCGTTGCCAGTCGCGCGGTCTGTCGGCGGGCGCTCGCTCCGGTCACGCGAATGGCCGAGACCGCGCGATCGATGGGCACTGACCTGACCGAGCGCTTACCGGATACGCGATCCACGGACGAAATCGCGAACCTGACGAGCGCGTTCAACGGTTTACTCGATCGACTGATGGAGGCGTTCGAGCGCGAACGGCGGTTCGCGGGCGAAGCGTCGCACCAGCTCCGCACGCCGCTCACGGCCCTCATCGGGCAGATCGAAGTCGCGCTGCGCCGCGACCGCCCGCCCCAGGAATATCAACGGGTACTCGGCGCGGTTTTGGAACAGGCCGGCCGGCTCCGGCGGGTCATCGAAGCGCTCCTGTTTCTGGCCCGCTCGGAATCCGACGCCCGGCTCCCCGGCTTGGAGCGGATCGACCTGGCGAAGTGGGTTCCCGCGCGGCTGGGGGAGTGGGCCGATAATCCGCGCTCCCGAGATCTCACCTTTGAAGCGCCGAGTGAAGAAGTGCCCGCGGCGCTTCACCCGGATTTGTTTGGCGAGTTACTCGACGCCGTTCTCGATAACGCCCTCAAGTACAGCGAACCGGGAACACCCGTCACGATGCGCGCTGGCCGCACCGCGAACGACGTGTGGGTGGAAGTTGAAGACCGGGGGTGCGGGATTTCGGCGGACGAGTTGCCGCACCTGTTTCGGCCGTTCTTTCGGTCCGAGACCGCGCGAAAACGGGGCGTACCCGGCGTGGGGTTGGGGTTGGCCGTCGCCGCCCGAATCGCGTCCGCTCTGGGCGGCACGATTGCTCTGACGAGTGAAGGCGGCCGGGGGTGTCGGGTCACGATTCGCCTGCCCCTATCTTTGGCACGCGAAGAACGCACGGGCGAACTCGGCCCACACAGTTCGACTCAAGGAGGAGAGCTTTGA
- a CDS encoding fused DSP-PTPase phosphatase/NAD kinase-like protein → MGYHTRNFHTVKSGVLYRSGQQTPTGLKLSLRAYQIKTVVTLRTVRDPDRPYPDEWEAELCAAHSARHVRIVPQPWSLDEGGELPAERVVRAFLDIVCDPANHPVLVHCFAGIHRTGAMCALFRMECQGWSAERAIAEMQDHGFEPGQSRNGIEQYLRDYRAQAPPSAPSS, encoded by the coding sequence GTGGGGTACCACACCCGAAACTTTCACACGGTCAAGTCGGGCGTTCTCTACCGGAGCGGGCAGCAGACGCCGACAGGCTTAAAGCTGTCTCTGCGCGCCTACCAGATCAAGACCGTCGTCACGCTGCGGACGGTCCGCGACCCCGATCGGCCCTACCCCGACGAATGGGAGGCCGAATTGTGCGCGGCCCACAGCGCGCGTCACGTCCGAATCGTCCCTCAACCGTGGTCGTTGGACGAGGGGGGCGAACTCCCGGCCGAACGAGTCGTGCGGGCGTTCCTGGACATCGTGTGCGACCCGGCCAACCACCCGGTACTCGTTCACTGTTTCGCGGGCATCCACCGGACCGGGGCCATGTGTGCCCTTTTTCGGATGGAGTGCCAGGGGTGGTCGGCCGAACGAGCGATCGCCGAGATGCAGGACCACGGCTTCGAGCCCGGGCAGAGCCGGAACGGGATCGAGCAGTACCTGCGCGACTACCGCGCCCAGGCCCCACCTTCGGCGCCATCATCATAA